In Ostrea edulis chromosome 6, xbOstEdul1.1, whole genome shotgun sequence, a single window of DNA contains:
- the LOC125645518 gene encoding one cut domain family member 2-like isoform X2, whose translation MTMENMGELSDQQISDSTVATSVSSVVGTGSDNTVHSHSDEGETEFTAVPSAVSSPEAEELSPTIDIASRTEAITVTVASMIDSTEFRSQMGDVTYQTLNGRMSPSYSPNSYATLTPLQPLPPISTVSDKFGQIQASQISGNGFMLNNVNGLGVGNVVDMNSYRYDKMMNMGQALATPMTMSMPMMSNGYTQSVPYGYNVNVSVGQNGLPSPKEEQKPVLSPNSLAYVDTYRTLAPPARLHSPNPMMSSLNSLHVTTTVTPDTSPHSHMGSPQRERSLGPADSQSNKSQELEEINTKELAQRISSELKRYSIPQAVFAQRVLCRSQGTLSDLLRNPKPWSKLKSGRETFRRMWKWLQEPEFQRMSALRLAGKSFNEANIKKEDGSPPSGFGHPNTIEYPLTDDDTDLDLFRLESL comes from the exons ATGACGATGGAAAACATGGGTGAACTCTCCGATCAACAAATTAGCGATTCGACCGTCGCCACTTCAGTCAGTAGTGTGGTCGGCACCGGGAGCGACAACACCGTACACAGTCACTCTGACGAAGGCGAGACTGAGTTCACTGCAGTACCCAGTGCCGTGTCAAGTCCAGAAGCTGAGGAACTGTCACCGACAATAGACATCGCCTCACGTACAGAGGCTATCACCGTAACGGTTGCCAGTATGATCGACAGTACGGAATTTCGGTCCCAGATGGGAGATGTCACATACCAGACCCTCAACGGCAGAATGTCTCCTAGCTATAGTCCTAACAGCTATGCTACCCTGACCCCTCTTCAACCTCTCCCTCCAATATCAACTGTGTCAGATAAATTTGGACAAATTCAAGCATCTCAGATCAGTGGAAATGGATTTATGCTTAACAATGTGAATGGACTTGGAGTTGGAAATGTTGTGGACATGAACAGTTACAGGTATGACAAAATGATGAATATGGGACAAGCACTTGCTACACCCATGACCATGTCAATGCCCATGATGAGTAATGGATATACACAGAGTGTTCCATATGGATATAATGTAAATGTTAGTGTGGGACAGAATGGACTACCATCTCCTAAAGAGGAACAAAAGCCAGTGTTGTCCCCAAACTCTCTTGCATACGTAGACACATATCGTACCCTCGCACCACCAGCTCGATTACATTCACCCAATCCCATGATGTCATCTTTAAACAGCTTACACGTAACCACAACAGTTACTCCGGACACATCTCCGCACAGTCACATGGGCAGTCCACAGCGCGAGCGTTCTCTAGGTCCAGCTGATTCTCAGAGCAATAAATCTCAGGAGCTGGAAGAAATAAACACTAAAGAACTTGCACAAAGAATCAGTAGCGAATTGAAGCGATACAGCATTCCACAGGCCGTTTTTGCCCAAAGAGTACTTTGTCGAAGCCAGGGAACACTTAGTGACCTCTTGAGAAATCCCAAGCCATGGAGCAAATTGAAATCTGGGCGTGAAACATTTCGACGGATGTGGAAATGGTTGCAGGAGCCTGAGTTTCAGAGAATGTCCGCACTTAGACTGGCAG GAAAATCATTCAATGAAGCCAACATTAAAAAAGAAGATGGGTCCCCACCCTCAGGCTTTGGTCACCCCAACACAATAG AATATCCCCTTACAGACGATGATACTGACCTAGACTTGTTTCGGTTGGAAAG CTTGTAA
- the LOC125645518 gene encoding one cut domain family member 2-like isoform X1, producing the protein MTMENMGELSDQQISDSTVATSVSSVVGTGSDNTVHSHSDEGETEFTAVPSAVSSPEAEELSPTIDIASRTEAITVTVASMIDSTEFRSQMGDVTYQTLNGRMSPSYSPNSYATLTPLQPLPPISTVSDKFGQIQASQISGNGFMLNNVNGLGVGNVVDMNSYRYDKMMNMGQALATPMTMSMPMMSNGYTQSVPYGYNVNVSVGQNGLPSPKEEQKPVLSPNSLAYVDTYRTLAPPARLHSPNPMMSSLNSLHVTTTVTPDTSPHSHMGSPQRERSLGPADSQSNKSQELEEINTKELAQRISSELKRYSIPQAVFAQRVLCRSQGTLSDLLRNPKPWSKLKSGRETFRRMWKWLQEPEFQRMSALRLAGKSFNEANIKKEDGSPPSGFGHPNTIACKRKEQELPMQDSRTPKKPRLVFTDIQRRTLHAIFKETKRPSKEMQATIAQQLGLEVTTVANFFMNARRRSLDKWRDDDGNNNRESVSKTS; encoded by the exons ATGACGATGGAAAACATGGGTGAACTCTCCGATCAACAAATTAGCGATTCGACCGTCGCCACTTCAGTCAGTAGTGTGGTCGGCACCGGGAGCGACAACACCGTACACAGTCACTCTGACGAAGGCGAGACTGAGTTCACTGCAGTACCCAGTGCCGTGTCAAGTCCAGAAGCTGAGGAACTGTCACCGACAATAGACATCGCCTCACGTACAGAGGCTATCACCGTAACGGTTGCCAGTATGATCGACAGTACGGAATTTCGGTCCCAGATGGGAGATGTCACATACCAGACCCTCAACGGCAGAATGTCTCCTAGCTATAGTCCTAACAGCTATGCTACCCTGACCCCTCTTCAACCTCTCCCTCCAATATCAACTGTGTCAGATAAATTTGGACAAATTCAAGCATCTCAGATCAGTGGAAATGGATTTATGCTTAACAATGTGAATGGACTTGGAGTTGGAAATGTTGTGGACATGAACAGTTACAGGTATGACAAAATGATGAATATGGGACAAGCACTTGCTACACCCATGACCATGTCAATGCCCATGATGAGTAATGGATATACACAGAGTGTTCCATATGGATATAATGTAAATGTTAGTGTGGGACAGAATGGACTACCATCTCCTAAAGAGGAACAAAAGCCAGTGTTGTCCCCAAACTCTCTTGCATACGTAGACACATATCGTACCCTCGCACCACCAGCTCGATTACATTCACCCAATCCCATGATGTCATCTTTAAACAGCTTACACGTAACCACAACAGTTACTCCGGACACATCTCCGCACAGTCACATGGGCAGTCCACAGCGCGAGCGTTCTCTAGGTCCAGCTGATTCTCAGAGCAATAAATCTCAGGAGCTGGAAGAAATAAACACTAAAGAACTTGCACAAAGAATCAGTAGCGAATTGAAGCGATACAGCATTCCACAGGCCGTTTTTGCCCAAAGAGTACTTTGTCGAAGCCAGGGAACACTTAGTGACCTCTTGAGAAATCCCAAGCCATGGAGCAAATTGAAATCTGGGCGTGAAACATTTCGACGGATGTGGAAATGGTTGCAGGAGCCTGAGTTTCAGAGAATGTCCGCACTTAGACTGGCAG GAAAATCATTCAATGAAGCCAACATTAAAAAAGAAGATGGGTCCCCACCCTCAGGCTTTGGTCACCCCAACACAATAG CTTGTAAGCGGAAAGAACAAGAACTCCCAATGCAGGACAGTAGAACACCTAAGAAACCTCGTTTAGTTTTCACTGACATTCAGAGACGCACACTACatgcaatttttaaagaaacaaagAGGCCCTCAAAGGAAATGCAGGCTACTATTGCACAGCAGCTGGGACTAGAAGTCACCACAGTGGCAAATTTCTTTATGAATGCAAGACGTCGTAGTCTGGATAAATGGCGAGATGATGATGGCAATAACAACCGAGAGAGTGTCAGTAAAACTAGCTGA